In a genomic window of Aptenodytes patagonicus chromosome 24, bAptPat1.pri.cur, whole genome shotgun sequence:
- the GNLY gene encoding granulysin, with product MAAAFLLVLVAVGAACAAVPEPCQGGPASWCQDVAATTPCRRDQYCRDLWDSLALWDVAEGDAAAPGRGKKCSLCTKILEQIKAMAGEDPDEAAVEAALGKACRALGKRLGRICKRLVKKYREQISEALQNGDEPQDTCAAIGFCKA from the exons ATGGCTGCCGCCTTCCTCTTGGTGCTGGTGGCGGTGGGAG CGGCGTGTGCCGCCGTCCCCGAGCCCTGCCAGGGCGGCCCCGCGTCCTGGTGCCAGGACGTGGCCGCCACCACCCCGTGCCGCAGGGACCAGTACTGCCGCGACCTCTGGGACAGCCTGGCCCTG TGGGACGTGGCCGAAGGGGacgcggcggcgccgggccgggggaAGAAGTGCAGCCTGTGCACCAAAATCCTGGAGCAGATCAAGGCGATGGCGGGTGAGGACCCCGACGAG GCGGCGGTGGAAGCGGCGCTGGGCAAGGCCTGCCGGGCCCTGGGGAAGCGCCTGGGCCGCATCTGCAAGCGGCTGGTGAAGAAGTACCGGGAGCAGATCAGCGAGGCGCTGCAGAACGGCGACGAGCCCCAGGACACCTGCGCCGCCATCGGCTTCTGCAAGGCCTGA